The genomic DNA CCCTTTGGAtgctgctgattttttttttttttaatttcgccaatcattgtctgccatagatgtccaatccatttgaatgcgAATTAGTCTAAGAGATAATTCAAGGTTATTTAAGAGTCCATTCTTGTTGATTTCTgatattctgggtcacttcctatttgttttggggcattctcTGGCCACCTCCTGCTGattttatggcatttttgggtgacttcctgttaatgTCATCATTTGCTGGTTCAAATGGATCGAACGTCTTCTTCTGtcaagctcatttcaatttacagcagaagcatgattggacatctttgatttgtgtcatttcctctttcagtGAGTTTTGAGCTTGACTGAGCGTGTGAGTCTTTTAACTGAACACTTACAAAAGCCATACATGTGCATATTTGTTAAAGACTGcaagtaataaaaatatatatgaaaagGTATGTGCTAATGCGTCGTTTAGTTGAGTTTTCCCGCTGACAGTTTCTTTAGTCACGTGATTACCTCTAACCAACATCTATTGGTGCTGGTGGAGGCCGCATTGTGGCGGCAAGCCAGCAATGTCGGCGCCGGCGACGTCACAAGGGTTGCTGTTGCTAGCTGTTGTTGGAACAAAGTCCACCGAACACCGACTGAGCAAACTAGAGCGACGTTTGCGACATGGCGCTGCAGGAAGAGCAAAAAAAGATTCTGTGTGTTGGTCTTGTTTGCCTCGACATCATCAGTGTTGTGGACAAATTTCCCCAAGAGGATTCTGACAGCAGGTCAGATAATGCTAATTCAAGAAGTAACATTTTGGTTCTTTGACGTGGTGGTTTGTTTTGTTGCTCAAATGTTGatatcgagaaaaaaaaaaaattggtttacAATGTCAAAACGACGGCGTGTACGTACAATGTGACAGGTGTTTGTCCCAGCGATGGCAACGAGGAGGCAACGCGTCTAATTCCTGTACGGTTTTGTCGCTTCTCGGATCCCCCTGCGCATTCATGGGGTCGCTTTGTGCCGGACCTGTGGCCAGGTAATCCCAATACTACACGCGGGAGGGAAAGAAGGGAATGCACAACTGACTGGCACCCAttcattgcaagattattggacagatgaatccatCGTTGACCCATTCACTGCcagtcatgtttcagtgccattgacggcaatgacGTCCACACCATAGGAGGGACTTGTCATGAATGAGTTAacgctggctgccattgatggtgataaacatttaagacacccaatccatttgagttcGAAGGAGTGCTGTGCAATATggggaaaaataaatcacaattaGCCCCTCCCAATCAAAAGCGCTTCAATTGCACTGAAAGCAACACACGGGGACACACACGAACAACAAACATTatgcacaaatattattcacgcGCAAAAACAAGCTATAAAGATTAAAAAGCACAGGAACATTAGTGATATGAGGTAAGGGTACATAAATTAGGCAGAGATCACTGCCCCCTGGCGGCCTTTCCTTCCACTGCAGCTGaatagtggggggaaaaaaagattaaattgcTGTGCGacataggggaaaaaaatcacaatattgGTATGGCGTGATATAAtacttatttattaattatttggTGGAAAATTAAACACCAATTTTGACAGCTTTTCCCTGCCACAAAAGTTAAATGTATCAagtcccagatagcagaccgacattgaataaatgttgattttccatcaaaagcaTCAGAATGGTTGACGtcgaaattttcgacgtcaagtgaagttgaaacaacgttgttctatggtatgtcctCTCACATCCCCTCTCTCCCTCTCGGTATGTCAggtgatggttgggttaacattattTTGTAGTTGaggaactaatgttgacaaatagttgatttatgattaaccgaaaaatataattgaaaagtcattgaattatggatgagtgggggttttggtcaaaaacataacattgattgaGCGTTGTttcaatattattattaatcgAAATGAAGTTTagattttgtaaggatttcaacgttgaaacaacattaattgagggtgcacaAGTGATGTTGATTCTACGATATAAGAcggacagcggaatgttgatccaacatcttttcaacatcggtctgctatctggggtaGTTTTGCAACCTAAAACTCAAGTGTGAAGTAAAGCTATTAATTTATCTACTGATACTTTTGAGTTGTTTTGACTTTTAAGAACACTGTATACTAAGTTAGCCTAATATCAATAATATTGACAGTGGAACGAATTGTGTCGCCTGTGTTGCTATTTTCAATTGTTTTGCATGCACTAGTCACTCACGGTTGGCAGGGGGAGCCAACAGGCCaactacagtgatacctctacttacgacgtTGTTTCTGGGAGTAGTCTCGTGACCCAAAAATTTCATAAATTGAGACGCATGAGACATGTGAATGCCCTAATCTTTTCCAAGCACTTCTGACACACCACACAAAATTTTATAATTGGGGTAAAACCGGAATAAAACAACAGCTAAACATATTCGAATCATTCCATATATATAACCTAACCGGTAATGCCTGTAATGAAATAATAATCGaacaaaatgcaaagaaaaatatCTTTCCTTTCGAGTGAGACAATATCCTCTTTCACAAAATCAATGGTGCCTAATATCACCTATCTCACTCTTCGTTACACAAAAACGCAAGGAGACCTTTGCTCTAATGTGCTACTAATTTAATCAACCATCTGTGGGCTTACAAAAACTCTTCGTGAGACAAAAACACGAGGAGCCTTGTGCTCATTTGGCTCAGACGTCAACCCACTATAGCAACATTAACACCGTCACGCCTGTGCACGTCATGATACTgcgacacccaaattgaaaTGTCATCAACAATAGGCCTATGGGAGAGTAGCGTACTGCAGGGGATGGGATGGAAAAGATTCTGACCAAGAGGGCAGTAAGCATGTGCCAGTATAATATTTTGACTGTATGATAACtgtaagcaaaaataccgcagCATCACGGTATTGTAATTATAGCTCTACAATGTGTTAttctgagatgtatgggttagaaaaaaaaaactttcttccATTtgccaggattttttttttcacagcatatttgcaaattggaacatccatccatccatctatccatgaatataatattaaataaaataagaaaaaataaataactgaaatacatttttaaaaatggaaataaatagaacttatagactaaacccacaggcactactcaagttgctcaacattAGAACAAAAACCCTTGGTCATAGAGAACTGGACTTAAACAATATATGatcattttatgtaaaacacataccactactactattaatattaattagttgaataaTTGAGAGCAAAAGTAGGAGACGGACCGCGTGTGTAcgactcgtatcattatttacacattaaacacacacacacacaccctctctcaacacagaaagtcgccagagagaaaaaacaccagAGACTGTATTAAGAAAATGGTATTTTGAACAGATGCTTACAATGGCGGAAGTAGGAAAAGTAGGCTAATagtagagaggaaactagttagccatcttggcatgctaactagccacgttatctGCCTCATTAGCAAGCTTACGTTGCAGTATTTGTTTTCCCATCGCAAggtacactaaacacgctggagtgaacTATCGttactggtgggaaacgttcatgacagcgtttacttaccttaaattttgtgtaacgtgactgatgatggtcacgtaaatgtgaaattatGTAGGGGGTGTTGCTTTCCCAGGCAACGACCTTTCGCAAGCATTTCAGCTGTccgtcctcctctaagccgctgctgtctgtttcttttcgggagccaaagtactcccatactagcgactttgtgttttttaaggggggggctcAAGTGTAGTGTCACCGACAGACACAGGAAAGAGCAACAACTGGAGGGGAAGGCGTGAGCGCTGCCTTTCCAAGCCACAGATttttgggataaaaaaaaaatagcggaaACTTGACTGAAACTTTTAGTTGTTTTGAAAcactgacgttttcataccacggtaaacttcaaaaccggtaaccggcacatgcctataggGCAGCAGGATCTTATGGTGCGTCATTTAAAAGCAGAAAGCAGGAAGTACATGTGAATCTTTTACAATATTGTGtagtatttttgcctctcgtaacctgaaatgtctttcttaacaagaggcaatatttaccCATTTAAACGTGTCGTAAGctgaaaataacatttgtagacatttgtaagtagaggtacaactgtataaaGTGGTGGTAGTGACATCTTTCGGCTGATTGGCTTTACTACAATGGCATAAACATAGCAAGTCAACACAAATTAGGCACTGTTGACCAAATGTGCATTGCATGAGAAGGTCTATGGTCATACTTATGATCGACATGGAAAATGTTTGATATTGCTTTGGCGATATATATCCTCATATCGCAAAGCAATAGTGGGCAGTTATTTACCTCATTTGATGTCAATGATCGCGAAAGATACTTTGAACCCCACTCACTTTAACAGACTGGATATCCGTCACTGTCAGTGTCACCCAATGAGTTAAACACTTAGAAACGAACACAGAAACTCAAATGTTGTCCGCAGATACCTCATTTTGTAGGGCTGGTAAAGCCATTTCCCGTTTGTAGTTTTATTTTGGAGGATTTTCAGAGGTTCCAGGTGGACGTATCGCTGCTACGCAAGTGCGGCTGCGGGGCACCGACCTCGCTGGTCATCAGCAACAACGGCACGGGAAGTCGCACCATCCTGCACAGCAACAGGTGCGTGCACATGTACACATGAGTGACCCGCTCTTTGTTTCAGGCCTCGCTCAGGGAGACGTCCCGATGTCGTATGGTTGGCCGTGTTACCCTGCGCTTTTATTGTGAAGGAGCGTCCGATCGATTTACTGTATGTTTCTGTGTCAGTTTCATAGCGGATGACTTCTTGCGTCGGTCCATCGATATTTCGGCCGTGGCGTGGCAGACAACAGGCCAAACGCCGAGCGCATGTTGCGTGGTTTGTCCGTCGAGTGCTTCTCGCACTGTACTGCTGGCCGACACGTAAGGGCAAAAGGCAAGCCGGCGATGGCGCGGCACGGTGGGCGCAGCTTGGGCACCCATGGCGTCTTCTTCCCATTTTCATTCATCCAAAGCCCTCAATCATCATTTTTTAGCAATTGGTTCCCACTTGCATTgcaccgatactggtatcggaagGGGCCCCGATACGCCATTCAAATGCAGGCTTCGTTATCGAGTAGTACTAAGACATACTGTACCGCGCCAATGCTGCACAATTTGTACTCTTCAAAATTTCGTTTTCATCCACTGGTTGCCCTTTCCAAGATGGCCGCTGAAgaagaggaaaaataagtaatacatttttattcTGCTAGGTGTATTTGCCTGTTCTCATTTAGCGATCATATTTTTTAGGTATAGGCCTGTATTTTCAATGGTGGAGAAAATAACATGTTAAACAATGATACCAGCCAGGATACATGGTTTCTTGAACACTGACATTTACATGAGCGTTTATAAAGATGTTAGCTCTGTTGAATGAGTAGAAACGGTAGACTAGCAAACATATGTTCTCTGCTAGCATAGTGATTAGCACATAAGTCAAGATAATGTACTATTACTAATGTGGTATAATGGCACTGGGTATAGACTTAATGCGATCAGACTTGATACctaattgaacaaaaatgttggcctttgagagcattTTATGTTTCAAGTTTTAGAGGAGTTCATCCATTTATTGTCAACCATACCAAGTTAGGTTGTTAAGCAGTGTCTGGCCTAGCCATGATAACAATTATTTTATGTTCGAGCAAGCAGTAATTTAGTtctaaaaggaaaaacaaaatattttgtatgctttcaAAAATGCGGAATCGGCCATCCACGTAGCAGAATTGGTGTTGGGAGCCACAGAGTGTATTGGTGCAGCACTAGTTCAAACCAAATATTTCCTAAGATCACCTTATTTGTGGTTACTTTGAATGTATCCCTTTCTgctgactcattggctgccattgaaggtgaCAAGCatcccaatccatttggactggtaaGGACAAATGAACAGTCtttgacgtctaatccattctcATTTaatatggattggacttctattgccgtcaattacGGCCAATGActtaatgtttttcaatttCACTTTGTTCGATGCCAAAGCTGCGCCCATCAGCAGTAGGACGGACATCTGAGCTTTTGTTCGGGTCCGTCCTGGCGCTGGGATTGCGGACGACGGTCCAAAGAAGATGGCGGTCTAATGACGGGTCACTTGAGCCACTGTGGAGCCATGTCCACCTCCATGTGGGAAGTGGTCAACAAAAACTACAGGACAAAAATGCTTATCTTAGCTTAGTTTATCTTAACCTAGTTTAGGTTTCTTgtcacaggaagtgacatcatcAACAGAAGTTTGTTTTCGGCCATGCTCTGCAGTGGCGTTAATTTGCTCGGGGTCCCTTTAATTGGgtcttgtttttaatttttggaagaatgcttaaaattaatttttggacgatttataaaaaaaaaaaaatggaaacgaGAATGTTTTAATTTGCTTTGCAAATACAATTTAATCATTCATTCTGAATTTGATTGTGATGACCAGCGTAATAATTAAAACAGACCCCCACAAAATATGCCAAACATTCagaatttaaagattttttcccctgctccccccaaaaaaatctgggggggaaaaaaggccaAGTGGGAAACGGTAAAATAATGGAGGTGAGGAggaataattaccgtattttcaggACTATAAGTCAAACTAGTGAAAGAAAAAAGTTgccattttggagaaaaaatAGCACCCTCTTGTGGCTGGTTGTGGGTAATTTTTAGTCCATGGTCTGCCAGTATAACATTTATAACAGAAGATGTCAAATTccatatttgaattttatatgAATCGCACCTGAGTGTAAATCACAGGCTCAGCCATAGTATGAAAAAAAGTGACTTTTATTCCGGAAATTACAGTAGCATCCCTGCTCCCCATAAAAAAAATGGCCCATTAGGTGAACGGACAACTGTGGGGGTCCGCTGCACATCTTCCTGATATAATGTTTGTTTTGTGGGTAATTCTAATCCGGTGTCTTTTCTTTAGTAACATCGCGGAAGTGACATTGGACGACTTTAACGCAGTGGACTTGAGTGCCTTCAAGTGGATCCACTGGGAGGTAAGCGGAGTCGGGTCATTTCGcagagtgttgtttttggcagccattttaattttcttcttagtcttattcttttgggaaaaaatacttattagtctgagTCATATttgagtcattttaaaatgtgttaagtgttcgtctagttttagttagcGAAAACCCAGACAAATTTCGTcttgttttagtcgacaattatcaaaatgttttcgaaacttcaaaagtttaagtccatgaataaataaataaataaaaagtttccaacaattttgaatgaacatgacagacgaagACATAACTGTCGAGTCTTAAAggatatcaccattttcatgatgataataaacactcagcaggaaaacagcacgttatttgcaattaaactcacctggacaccacgaactgtatgtaaaatgttttccgagagtttaagaagacatcgAGTCACCTCGCTAAATGCcaacgcgaacgctatgctacaagttagtttagtgcgtgatgatcactcagcacagacctttaaaggctaaagcaacatggcatatctagccaagaataaaaagcaaaacttaccaagcagcacctggcaCATATGTTTCataaaaaggagcctggaaatGGCAAAGCCGGTGATTAAGCGTGTGTGTGGgttggggggggcgcagcacgtcacatgagtgacatgaccaaacactgctaaatgcatgctaactacacatttaactagaaaatatcacacattgtgaattaatGACGGAAaaaatggcgaattttcatctcgttctcgtgtcgtcagacgacaactggcatccatgtgtaacgggtacacagaaagtgtatccgttgtagcacgtggaaacctccccgccgattccttcatgtaaggtcgctaacggctgcgccgttggctcgagctttattggcgcagtggttaccgagcttgcctgccgactagaattgtcgcggcgcgcgggttcgcgtcccagcctagtcagaggtgggagcggaacgcggggcggcacagaacagactcgggttacaaatgggggctcgtccgggatcggcagcgaaggtttcggggggagagtgtaacgggtacacagaaagtgtatccgttgtagcacgtggaaacctccccgccgattccttcatgtaaggtcgctaacggctgcgccgttggctcgagctttattggcgcagtggttaccgagcttgcctgccgactagaattgtcgcggcgcgcgggttcgcgtcccatcctagtcagaggtgggagcggaacgcggggcggcacagaacagactcgggttacacatgtcgttatgttttagtctcccaagacacgttttcagcccgtcattgtcatgaaaaccttgttcgttgatgaaatgttttcgttatcgtcatcgttgacgaaaagaaCACTGCGCCGAACTGACTGCGTGACCCCTTTCTACTGCATGCAGGGGCGCAACGCCGATGAGCAGGTGAAGATGATCACCCGAGTGGAACGCTACAACCAGACTGTGGCGCCGGAGCGCATGATCGTCGTCTCCGTGGAGATTGAGAAGCCCAGAGAAAAGCTTTATCAGCTCTTTGATCGCGCCGATGTGGTCAGTAGACTCGCTTTAGCTCAAGTTGTGATCCTGATTGCTATTGGCGCTAAtagttagggttgtcaaaagtatcCATACAGACGGATATGATATTTGATTGATATTTTTGCAGTGACAGGTCATTTGTTGTCATTGGGTATTTGATTTTGCACTACTACTGATAGTAATGGAGAATATTTTTTGCATGTtatctcattggctgcaataGACGTCCTATCCATAATGATTAATCCTATTCTTTGTGACTGGGAAGGGTGAAAGAAGTTTGCGCCCCTCCAagtcagaatggattggacgtctagcactgtcaatggcagccaaacatGAGCATTTAGAGCCAGTCCTCCCActctaaatgaattggatgtctatcgttgtcaaaggTGGGCAActggttaattttgggtcactttcttgttaattttagtgtcacttcccattgattttgagacaattctggtacattttggggccttccaggatcacttcctgtacatttcggattctttcctgttgattttggggcatttccaggtcacttcctgttgattttgggttactttctgATGACTTTTGAGCATTCCTGGCACTTCCTGTACAtgttcctatttattttggggccaaattaataaaaacaaaaatgaccatCGATGGAGAAGCAATGAgtccaaaaaaaattacatttaatttAGGATTTGTTGTATAAAAAACATATTGAGTATTATTTTTGGAAGTATTGACGTCAAGTTAAAACTTTAGTATCGTGACATCAGTACTTGCTTCCGTGAAACTGCCCCGGGCCGTCTAAAATTGTGCACTGACGATCAAGTAAATATTCATTGTTTTAAACTCGCTACATTTTTTGCAATTATTTGATTGGAATTAATCATTTAAAGTTCCACCACCTATTATAGACATAAAATTAATTTCAACTGTGGATGCTTGCATTCAGTAAACTTGTTTGACAGCCATTTACGGCGCTGGACGTCAATCCAATTtgaaagtcaaaatggattggacgcttaGTGACATtacagcagccaatgagttaacacttaaaaataaataaattttaaaaacccgttttttgttgttgtttttttaaacctgatTCCGATACTATGACAATGGCGTGATtgggatttctggattttttttatttcggaGTGGAAATGTCTTATATTTAAAAGTTATTGacagttttttgtgtttttgttgtttatgaCCTGCGTTAGGTGTTTGTGAGCAAAGATGTGGCTCGCCACCTGGGCTTCCAGACGCCGACCTGCGCCCTCCGAGGACTCCGACCTCGACTCCGGCCGGGGTCAGTGCCTGCCaagtttatttcaaaatttcaaagacttagaaaaaatatttttgaagaaaTAATCAATTCAATTTCAATTGATGGCATAAAATGAAAGACCTTTCCAACATTACCTCAGCCAGTCCATGTTTCGAGGGTCGACTGTcacatcaaagtcaatgcattgacatacAAATCAAGTCATAACTAGCTAAGTTCGTATTTAACAAAGTCAAAGCATCTGCGATT from Corythoichthys intestinalis isolate RoL2023-P3 chromosome 9, ASM3026506v1, whole genome shotgun sequence includes the following:
- the khk gene encoding ketohexokinase isoform X2; its protein translation is MALQEEQKKILCVGLVCLDIISVVDKFPQEDSDSRCLSQRWQRGGNASNSCTVLSLLGSPCAFMGSLCAGPVASFILEDFQRFQVDVSLLRKCGCGAPTSLVISNNGTGSRTILHSNSNIAEVTLDDFNAVDLSAFKWIHWEGRNADEQVKMITRVERYNQTVAPERMIVVSVEIEKPREKLYQLFDRADVVFVSKDVARHLGFQTPTCALRGLRPRLRPGAVLICAWAEKGADAADADGTLLHSDAFPPERVLDTLGAGDTFNAAVIHKLARGRPLQEALTFGCRVAGAKCGFHGYDDIAHTGLI
- the khk gene encoding ketohexokinase isoform X3 — translated: MALQEEQKKILCVGLVCLDIISVVDKFPQEDSDSRCLSQRWQRGGNASNSCTVLSLLGSPCAFMGSLCAGPVASNIAEVTLDDFNAVDLSAFKWIHWEGRNADEQVKMITRVERYNQTVAPERMIVVSVEIEKPREKLYQLFDRADVVFVSKDVARHLGFQTPTCALRGLRPRLRPGAVLICAWAEKGADAADADGTLLHSDAFPPERVLDTLGAGDTFNAAVIHKLARGRPLQEALTFGCRVAGAKCGFHGYDDIAHTGLI
- the khk gene encoding ketohexokinase isoform X1, yielding MALQEEQKKILCVGLVCLDIISVVDKFPQEDSDSRCLSQRWQRGGNASNSCTVLSLLGSPCAFMGSLCAGPVASFIADDFLRRSIDISAVAWQTTGQTPSACCVVCPSSASRTVLLADTNIAEVTLDDFNAVDLSAFKWIHWEGRNADEQVKMITRVERYNQTVAPERMIVVSVEIEKPREKLYQLFDRADVVFVSKDVARHLGFQTPTCALRGLRPRLRPGAVLICAWAEKGADAADADGTLLHSDAFPPERVLDTLGAGDTFNAAVIHKLARGRPLQEALTFGCRVAGAKCGFHGYDDIAHTGLI